The following coding sequences are from one Pseudonocardia sp. EC080619-01 window:
- a CDS encoding acylphosphatase has product MSSNTDSSVRLTAWVRGEVQGVGFRWWTRARALELGLVGQARNLPDGRVAVTAEGGRPDCETLLDLLKGGGTPGRVTSVSEQWSAATGTFAGFVEA; this is encoded by the coding sequence GTGAGTAGCAACACAGATTCGTCCGTTCGGCTCACCGCATGGGTCCGAGGGGAGGTGCAGGGTGTCGGTTTCCGCTGGTGGACCCGGGCACGTGCGCTCGAGCTGGGACTCGTCGGACAGGCCCGCAACCTCCCCGACGGCCGGGTGGCGGTGACCGCGGAGGGGGGCCGTCCGGACTGCGAGACCCTGCTCGACCTGCTGAAGGGCGGCGGTACGCCGGGCCGGGTGACCTCGGTCTCCGAGCAGTGGAGCGCCGCGACCGGGACGTTCGCCGGGTTCGTCGAGGCGTAG
- a CDS encoding CAP domain-containing protein: protein MIGRRTPRAPVAVLGGIGAGAVLAMAAPLTPLVTALPGPEGTVAETVPLRAVGAASAALPTADVVDHADRSVPPPAFDAAGLARSAFAGAAADPGFPARSAQQAAEAFRAAAAAAVAEPRPAPAPGPRAVPDRVAAGVAGLSGQLARVVELTNAERAQVGCAPLTHDRRITAAAQAHSDDMAANGYFAHDSRDGRDFADRITAAGYGSPGAENIAMGQPDAATVVQDWMESPGHRRNILDCSLSTIGIGLADGYWTQDFGR from the coding sequence GTGATCGGACGACGCACTCCGCGGGCCCCCGTCGCGGTGCTCGGCGGGATCGGGGCCGGAGCGGTGCTCGCCATGGCCGCGCCGCTGACCCCGCTGGTCACGGCGCTGCCCGGTCCGGAGGGGACGGTCGCGGAGACCGTCCCGCTGCGTGCCGTCGGTGCGGCGTCGGCCGCGCTCCCCACGGCCGACGTCGTCGATCACGCTGACCGGAGCGTCCCCCCACCGGCGTTCGACGCGGCCGGCCTGGCCCGCTCCGCGTTCGCGGGCGCTGCGGCCGACCCGGGTTTCCCGGCCCGGTCGGCGCAGCAGGCGGCCGAGGCGTTCCGGGCCGCCGCGGCGGCTGCCGTGGCCGAGCCGCGCCCGGCCCCCGCACCGGGGCCCCGCGCGGTGCCGGACCGGGTCGCGGCCGGGGTGGCCGGTCTGTCCGGGCAGCTCGCCCGGGTCGTCGAACTGACCAACGCCGAGCGCGCGCAGGTGGGCTGCGCGCCGCTGACGCACGACCGGCGGATCACCGCCGCCGCGCAGGCGCACAGCGACGACATGGCCGCGAACGGCTACTTCGCGCACGACAGCCGCGACGGCCGGGACTTCGCCGACCGCATCACCGCGGCCGGCTACGGCTCCCCCGGCGCGGAGAACATCGCCATGGGCCAGCCCGACGCGGCGACCGTGGTGCAGGACTGGATGGAGTCACCGGGGCACCGGCGGAACATCCTCGACTGCTCGCTGAGCACGATCGGCATCGGTCTCGCCGACGGCTACTGGACCCAGGACTTCGGCCGGTAG
- the kdpF gene encoding K(+)-transporting ATPase subunit F: MRRRRNPDDEPCWAPAHGPGRVAAATAASGTRKDEWSHPSTARHRHARTGPPPRRIPQPHNRGGSREGTCCGRRAVRRAADRRLRRPRADPAWDGEAVIANIAGGLIALALLVYLVVALLRPEKF, from the coding sequence ATGCGCCGTCGACGGAACCCTGACGACGAACCCTGCTGGGCTCCGGCACACGGACCCGGACGGGTGGCCGCCGCCACAGCGGCGTCAGGAACCCGTAAGGACGAGTGGTCGCACCCGTCAACGGCACGTCATCGGCACGCCCGTACCGGTCCGCCACCGCGCAGGATTCCGCAGCCGCACAACCGCGGCGGGAGTCGAGAAGGGACATGCTGTGGCCGACGTGCTGTACGCCGTGCTGCTGATCGCCGCCTTCGTCGTCCTCGCGCTGATCCTGCGTGGGATGGAGAAGCTGTGATCGCGAACATCGCCGGGGGCCTGATCGCCCTGGCACTGCTGGTCTACCTGGTGGTGGCACTGTTGCGCCCGGAGAAGTTCTGA